The following DNA comes from Bacillota bacterium.
AGGTAAACACCATGCCCGGTCTGCAGCCGGGGTACAGTGAGCTGCCCCGGCTGGCCCAGGCCGCCGGGCTGGATTACGTGAGCCTGATCGGCCGTCTGGTGGGGGAGGCACTGGACCGCTTCCGCCGGGAGAGCGGCAATGCCCTGTTCCGCTGCACCGACCGGCTGGCGTTTAGAAGCAAGGTGGCTCCCCTGGCGTTGTTTTCCCCGGGCAGTTGGCCCGCCCGAGAGAGCCTGGCCCACTACCCCGCGTGCGACTGACCCGCATTGCGTTTTCCCCTGCGGCAGGAAAACGGCGGGGTCACGGCGAAGAGAGGGAAAACTCCGGTTGTAACCGGTCACAACCAGCTTCCCCGCGCGCGGCACACCACTGGCTCTGCTGTGCACGACGCATCGGGGAAACTGGCAGGACAAGAAGGTGAAGGAGGGAGGAGCATGCGGAGAGGCGTGGGGCGAGCCTGGTATTGGGCACTGCTGCTGATCCTGGCCGCAGGCCTGCTGCTGCCGGGCTGCGCGAAGAAGGAGGCAACCCCTGAGCCCGCGGGCAAGACCCTGTCCCTGGTGATCGACGCCGAGGCCAACCGGAAGGATGAAGCGGAGGCCATTGCCGCCAATCTCCGGAACATCGGTGTGCAGGCAGAGGTGCGCGTTTGGGAATGGAGCGCCATGAAGGAGAAGATCCTGGCCGGTGAACGGCAGATGTACCTCACCGACTGGGGGAGCGCCTATTTCGACCCGTTCGACCTGGCGGTGCCCAAGTTGCGGACGAAGGACCGCGGGAACTACTCTTTTTACAGCAACCCCGAATTCGACGCCTGCATGGACAAAGCTCTGACGAGCATCGACGAGGCTACGCGTAAGGAGGCATACTTCAAGGCCCAGGATATACTCTATCAAGACGTCCCGTGGGTCTTCGGCTACTTCCGCGAAGAGGTGGAAGGTGCTTCTGCGGATATCCAGAACTGGCAGCCCAGCATGGATTCCCGCATCAACCTGCACGACGTGTCTCTCAAGGGCGGAGACACCATCGTGGTGGGGATGAAGACGAACAAGATTGTAACCCTCGATCCAGCGATGCACAGGGAGCGGGACACCGAGACGGTAATCCGCAACATCTTCGACGGGCTCGTCACCCGCACCTGGGATGGCAAGGTAGTGCCGGAGATAGCGGAGTCCTGGACTAACCCCGCCGCCAACATCTACGAATTCAAGATCCGCAAGGGCATCAAGTTCCACAACGGCGAGGTGCTGGATGCCGACGACGTGGTGTTCACCTTCCAGCGCATCCTGCAGGAAGGGGCCATTGGTGGGCAGTCGTCGCCGCGCAAGGGGCTCCTGGGTCCTTTGGAGAAGGTCGAGAAGATAGATGCCCACACGGTGCGCTTCACCCTGAAGAACCCCTTCCCCGTTTTCCTCCAGGCTCTGGTTCACTTCCAGATCGTACCTAAGGATTACATCAAGAAGGTGGGCGACCAGAAGTTTGCCGAGAAGCCGGTGGGCGCTGGTCCATTCAAGTTCAAGGAAGGCCGGCTCGACGACCAGATCGTGCTGGAACGCTTTGACGGTTACTACGGTGGTTCTCCCGACCTGCCGCCGGTGGGTCCCGCTCCCGCCAAGCGGGTGATATTCCGCATGATGCCGGATCCCGCCACCCGCATCGCGGCCCTCAAGGCCGGGGAAGTGCACATCATCCAGCAGGTACCGCCCGATATGGCCGCGGACCTGGAGAAAGACCCCAAAGTGCAGGTCAAGAGGGTGCAGGGGACACGAGTGTACGCAGTGGAGATGAACTGCGCCAAACCCCCCTTCGACGACGTGCGGGTGCGCAAGGCCATGAACTACGCCGTAAACTGGGACGAGATCCTGAAGACCGTCTACGGGGGCAGGGCCACCCGGCTGGCGACGTGCTTCTTGCCCAGCGGATTCGGATTCAACCCCGATTTGAAACCCTACCCCTATGATCCCGAGAAGGCGAAGGAACTGCTCAAGGAAGCAGGATACGCCGTCAAGTAAGGTCGGGGGATTGCGGTGCGCGGAGTAAGGATACTGGAGCGGGTCCTGGCTGCCATCCCCATCATGGTAGGTATCGCGGTGGTCGTCTTCGCCTTCATGCGCTTCATGCCCGGTGATCCCGTGGACATCATGATCGGGGAAGCCGGCGGGGTGACCGAGGCGGAGATCGAGATGCTGCGGGCCCAGTTCCAGCTGGATAAGCCGTT
Coding sequences within:
- a CDS encoding ABC transporter substrate-binding protein → MRRGVGRAWYWALLLILAAGLLLPGCAKKEATPEPAGKTLSLVIDAEANRKDEAEAIAANLRNIGVQAEVRVWEWSAMKEKILAGERQMYLTDWGSAYFDPFDLAVPKLRTKDRGNYSFYSNPEFDACMDKALTSIDEATRKEAYFKAQDILYQDVPWVFGYFREEVEGASADIQNWQPSMDSRINLHDVSLKGGDTIVVGMKTNKIVTLDPAMHRERDTETVIRNIFDGLVTRTWDGKVVPEIAESWTNPAANIYEFKIRKGIKFHNGEVLDADDVVFTFQRILQEGAIGGQSSPRKGLLGPLEKVEKIDAHTVRFTLKNPFPVFLQALVHFQIVPKDYIKKVGDQKFAEKPVGAGPFKFKEGRLDDQIVLERFDGYYGGSPDLPPVGPAPAKRVIFRMMPDPATRIAALKAGEVHIIQQVPPDMAADLEKDPKVQVKRVQGTRVYAVEMNCAKPPFDDVRVRKAMNYAVNWDEILKTVYGGRATRLATCFLPSGFGFNPDLKPYPYDPEKAKELLKEAGYAVK
- a CDS encoding ABC transporter permease translates to MRGVRILERVLAAIPIMVGIAVVVFAFMRFMPGDPVDIMIGEAGGVTEAEIEMLRAQFQLDKPLPVQLGLYLGRLARGDLGYSIFRSRPVIDVIAETIPATVELAMFSL